Proteins encoded by one window of Anaerosalibacter sp. Marseille-P3206:
- a CDS encoding histidine phosphatase family protein: protein MAAAYSSPYKRAVDTIKDFADNSELEIITDNDLCERRVGEWVEDFRGFSEKQWQDFDFKLLGGESLREVQERNVTAILNIIKNNLGKSVVIGTHGTALSTIINYYNSDFGHADFLKIVDKMPYILCFKFSDMQLESIEEVEI from the coding sequence ATTGCTGCCGCTTATTCAAGTCCATATAAAAGAGCTGTTGATACGATAAAAGATTTTGCAGACAATAGTGAACTTGAAATTATAACTGACAATGATTTATGTGAACGTAGAGTTGGTGAATGGGTAGAAGATTTTAGAGGATTTTCTGAAAAACAGTGGCAAGATTTTGATTTTAAACTTTTGGGAGGGGAATCCTTAAGAGAAGTTCAAGAACGCAATGTCACTGCGATTTTAAATATTATAAAAAATAACTTAGGGAAAAGTGTAGTTATTGGAACTCATGGCACTGCGTTAAGTACAATTATTAATTATTACAATTCAGACTTTGGACATGCTGATTTTTTGAAAATTGTTGATAAAATGCCATATATCTTATGTTTTAAGTTCAGTGATATGCAGCTTGAGAGTATTGAGGAAGTTGAAATTTAG